One stretch of Castor canadensis chromosome 14, mCasCan1.hap1v2, whole genome shotgun sequence DNA includes these proteins:
- the LOC109674486 gene encoding olfactory receptor 7A40-like: MEPGNDTRTSEFLLLGLSEDPEWQPLMFVLFLCMYLVTMLGNLLIILASISGSLLHTPMYFFLSNLSFVDICFTSTTVPKMLVNVQTQSKTITYEGCIIQIYFFTLFIGLDNFLLVVMAYDRFVAICHPLHYMVIMKPHFCGFLVLVSWITSSLNSLLQSFMALQLSFCTEVEIPHFFCEPNQLVLLTCSDTFLNNMVLYFVAALLGGGSLTGILYSYSKIVFSICTISSVQGKYKTFSTCASHLSVVSLFYCTLLGVYLSSAVIQSSKSSATASVMYTMVTPMLNPFIYSLRNKDIKSALKKLFSRETIKLAVDFYLQKCC; this comes from the coding sequence ATGGAACCAGGGAATGATACAAGAacttcagaatttcttcttctaGGACTTTCAGAGGACCCAGAATGGCAGCCCCTTATGTTTGTACTTTTCCTGTGCATGTACCTGGTCACTATgcttgggaacctgctcatcatTTTGGCTTCCATCTCAGGCTCCCtcctgcacacacccatgtacttcttcctctccaacctgtcctttGTGGATATCTGCTTCACCTCTACCACTgtcccaaagatgctggtgaatGTCCAGACACAGAGCAAGACCATAACTTATGAAGGCTGcataattcaaatttatttttttacattatttatagGTCTGGACAATTTCCTCTTGgttgtgatggcctatgaccgctttgtggccatctgtcatccACTGCACTACATGGTCATCATGAAGCCCCACTTCTGTGGATTTCTGGTGTTGGTATCATGGATCACAAGTTCCCTGAATTCCTTGTTACAAAGTTTCATGGCTTTGCAGCTGTCTTTTTGCACAGAGGTAGAAATCCCACATTTCTTCTGTGAACCTAATCAGCTTGTTCTCCTTACCTGTTCTGACACATTTCTTAATAACATGGTGCTGTATTTTGTAGCTGCCTTGCTGGGTGGTGGATCCCTCACTGGCATCCTTTACTCATACTCCAAGATAGTTTTCTCCATCTGCACAATCTCATCAGTTCAGGGGAAGTACAAAACATTTTCCACCTGTGCATCTCACCTCTCTGTTGTCTCCTTATTTTATTGCACACTCCTGGGAGTATACCTCAGCTCTGCTGTGAttcaaagttcaaaatcaagTGCAACAGCTTCAGTGATGTACACCATGGTcacccccatgctgaaccccttcatctacagtCTGAGAAATAAGGACATCAAGTCAGCATTGAAAAAACTCTTTAGTAGGGAAACTATAAAACTGGCAGTTGACTTTTACCTACAAAAGTGCTGTTGA